A stretch of the Blastocatellia bacterium genome encodes the following:
- a CDS encoding threonine synthase → MNVTHLRCSRCSRTYPPGNVYTLCECGKPLLVIYDLDRAAKTLTRAALARRPATLWRYREVLPVEREEFIVSLGEGFTPLVPCHRLGERLSMPHLFVKDESFNPTGSFKARGMAVAVSMAKQLGLRHLAVPSAGNAAGALAAYAARAGMRATVFMPCDAPSANRIETAVHGADVVLVDGLITDCARRLQREKEEKGYFDVSTLREPYRVEGKKTMGYELAEQMGWELPDVILYPTGGGTGLIGMWKAFDEMEAMGLISSHRPRFYSVQAAGCAPIVRAFQEGKTEAGEVPHARTVASGLRVPRAIGDFLMLDILRRSGGGAVAVEDGEILAAVRELAAVEGIFACPEGAACLPALRRLLEEGEIDRRERVVLFNTGTGLKYLDVVSASPPMS, encoded by the coding sequence ATGAACGTCACACATCTGAGATGCTCCCGATGCTCCAGAACCTATCCGCCGGGCAACGTCTACACCCTGTGCGAGTGCGGCAAACCGTTGCTGGTCATCTACGATTTAGATCGTGCCGCGAAGACGTTGACCCGCGCGGCACTTGCTCGACGGCCGGCGACCCTCTGGCGGTATCGTGAGGTTCTGCCCGTCGAGCGCGAAGAGTTCATCGTGTCGCTCGGCGAAGGGTTCACGCCGCTTGTGCCGTGTCATCGGCTGGGAGAGCGATTGAGCATGCCTCATCTGTTCGTCAAGGACGAATCGTTCAATCCCACGGGCAGTTTCAAAGCCCGAGGAATGGCGGTGGCCGTCTCGATGGCCAAGCAATTGGGCCTCCGGCATCTGGCCGTGCCGAGCGCGGGAAACGCCGCCGGAGCCCTGGCGGCTTACGCGGCGCGCGCCGGAATGCGCGCGACCGTCTTCATGCCGTGCGATGCGCCGTCGGCCAATCGGATCGAAACGGCAGTTCACGGGGCCGACGTCGTGCTCGTGGACGGCCTCATTACGGATTGCGCCCGACGCCTCCAGCGAGAGAAGGAGGAGAAAGGCTACTTCGACGTCTCCACCTTGCGCGAACCGTATCGCGTCGAGGGGAAGAAAACGATGGGTTATGAGCTGGCCGAACAGATGGGGTGGGAGTTGCCCGATGTGATCCTCTATCCTACCGGCGGCGGCACCGGTCTCATCGGCATGTGGAAGGCATTTGACGAGATGGAGGCGATGGGACTCATCTCTTCGCATCGTCCGCGCTTCTACTCGGTTCAGGCGGCGGGATGCGCTCCCATTGTGCGCGCTTTCCAGGAAGGAAAAACCGAAGCCGGGGAAGTCCCGCACGCCCGGACGGTGGCTTCCGGGTTGCGCGTTCCTCGCGCCATCGGTGATTTCCTCATGCTCGATATTCTTCGCCGGAGCGGAGGCGGAGCCGTTGCCGTGGAGGATGGAGAAATTCTGGCCGCCGTCCGTGAACTGGCGGCCGTCGAAGGCATCTTCGCCTGCCCTGAAGGAGCCGCCTGTCTCCCGGCTCTCCGCCGCCTGCTTGAGGAGGGAGAAATTGACCGCCGCGAGCGCGTCGTCCTCTTCAATACCGGCACGGGATTGAAATACCTCGATGTGGTGAGCGCCAGCCCGCCGATGTCCTGA
- a CDS encoding dipeptide ABC transporter ATP-binding protein yields MSQNHALVVVENLKKYFPLGRGFFRRERGFVRAVDGVSFSIRQGETFGLVGESGCGKTTTGRCVLRLIEPTAGRIEFAGVDLLALGRNELRAMRRNMQIIFQDPYSSLNPRMTVGQILEEPLIIHRLGSKSERRERVRQLLHDVGLSVEAMDQYPHEFSGGQRQRIGIARALALHPRFIVADEPVSALDVSVQAQIINLLQELQQRYGLTYLFISHGLAVIRHLSTRVGVMYLGKLVEVAPVEEIYRHPLHPYTQALLSAVPEPDPDRRPERIVLRGELPSAAAPPAGCRFHTRCPYVMPECREHEPPLREVAAGHQVACFLIK; encoded by the coding sequence ATGAGTCAGAATCACGCTCTCGTGGTGGTCGAAAATTTGAAAAAGTACTTCCCTCTTGGCCGGGGATTCTTTCGCCGGGAGCGGGGATTCGTGCGCGCCGTTGATGGTGTGAGCTTCTCGATCCGGCAGGGCGAAACCTTCGGATTGGTGGGCGAATCCGGCTGCGGCAAAACGACAACAGGACGGTGCGTGCTCCGGCTGATCGAACCGACCGCAGGACGGATCGAGTTCGCCGGCGTTGATCTCCTCGCGCTCGGTCGGAACGAATTGCGAGCCATGCGCCGGAACATGCAGATCATCTTTCAGGACCCCTACTCCTCGCTCAATCCGCGCATGACGGTGGGCCAGATCCTTGAGGAACCCCTGATCATTCACCGCCTGGGCAGCAAAAGCGAACGGCGGGAGCGCGTGCGTCAGTTGTTGCACGATGTCGGATTGAGTGTCGAGGCGATGGATCAGTATCCTCACGAATTCTCCGGCGGACAACGTCAGCGCATCGGTATTGCCCGCGCGCTCGCTCTGCATCCCCGGTTCATCGTGGCCGACGAACCGGTTTCGGCGCTCGATGTCTCGGTGCAAGCGCAGATCATCAACCTGTTACAGGAGCTGCAACAGCGGTACGGACTGACCTATCTCTTCATCTCGCATGGGCTGGCCGTCATTCGCCATCTCTCGACGCGGGTGGGGGTGATGTACCTGGGCAAGCTCGTCGAGGTCGCTCCGGTGGAGGAGATTTATCGTCATCCGCTGCATCCTTACACGCAGGCGTTGCTGTCGGCGGTTCCGGAGCCCGATCCCGACCGACGGCCCGAGCGAATCGTGCTCCGGGGCGAATTGCCGTCGGCGGCGGCTCCTCCCGCCGGCTGCCGGTTTCACACGCGCTGCCCTTACGTCATGCCCGAATGCCGCGAGCACGAACCCCCGCTCCGGGAAGTCGCCGCCGGCCATCAGGTCGCCTGCTTTCTGATCAAATAA
- a CDS encoding Yip1 family protein — translation MTEPTGPETIHDLPPAEERPPAGPFQRLIGVIFSPGETFADINRKPTWAFALLVAIVASMGSAFLIRARIPDLEQRMEQIMREQIERRLEQQGAPTGPAAERQIEQAMSLSRTLFKFSPLFSIATVPIAALLVAGVFFLVLLMVQADTTFRKTFSITSWSLMATTLVSNVATAIVLFLRDPASIDITSPQGVLMTNLGAMLGLSSKTTNPVVYATATSVDIFTIWFLILMALGIEAISRKMSRMKAGVIAGVLWCVWVGIKVLWAALNPAA, via the coding sequence ATGACCGAACCAACAGGACCTGAAACGATCCATGACCTCCCCCCGGCGGAGGAGCGCCCTCCCGCCGGGCCTTTTCAACGACTCATCGGTGTGATTTTCTCTCCCGGTGAGACCTTCGCCGACATTAACCGGAAACCCACCTGGGCTTTCGCTCTGCTGGTGGCGATTGTGGCCTCGATGGGGTCGGCCTTTCTCATTCGCGCGCGCATCCCCGATCTGGAACAGCGGATGGAACAGATCATGCGGGAGCAGATCGAACGGCGACTGGAACAGCAGGGAGCCCCTACAGGTCCAGCCGCCGAACGCCAGATCGAACAAGCCATGTCCCTGAGCCGAACTCTCTTCAAGTTCAGCCCTCTCTTTTCCATCGCCACGGTGCCGATTGCCGCATTGCTTGTCGCCGGCGTGTTCTTCCTCGTTCTCCTCATGGTTCAAGCGGACACCACATTCCGAAAGACGTTTTCCATCACCTCGTGGTCGCTCATGGCGACGACGCTCGTCAGTAATGTGGCCACAGCCATCGTCCTGTTTCTGCGCGATCCGGCCTCGATTGACATCACGAGTCCTCAGGGAGTCCTGATGACGAACCTCGGCGCTATGCTCGGGCTGTCGTCGAAAACGACCAACCCGGTCGTCTACGCCACGGCGACCTCCGTGGATATTTTCACCATCTGGTTCCTGATTCTCATGGCGCTGGGGATCGAGGCCATCTCCCGAAAGATGTCGCGGATGAAAGCGGGCGTCATCGCCGGCGTTCTCTGGTGTGTGTGGGTGGGGATCAAAGTCCTCTGGGCGGCGCTCAACCCGGCTGCCTGA
- a CDS encoding ABC transporter ATP-binding protein produces the protein MSERMMATLLEVRDLRTYFFTRRGTVKAVNGVSFHLARGQTLGVVGESGCGKSVTALSILRLVPPPGRIVGGKILLDGVDLLGLAPDQMRRIRGRRIAMIFQDPMTSLNPVLTVGYQIAEAVLAHENVSKREAWNRAVEMMRAVAIPDAERRARSYPHELSGGLRQRAMIAMALVCRPDVLIADEPTTALDVTIQAEILDLLARLREEFRLSVLLITHDLGVVAHTADHVAVMYAGQIVETAPVRELFKNPQHPYTRGLLRCLPRLGDDGHRPRRLDAIEGTVPDLLSLPPGCPFADRCPEVIAECRRGSIGLTEVANNHRVRCVQRGSPISDDELPPAIPVEPSRPGRLSV, from the coding sequence ATGAGTGAACGAATGATGGCCACGCTGCTGGAGGTCCGCGATCTGAGAACCTACTTCTTCACCCGCCGCGGTACGGTGAAGGCCGTCAACGGCGTGAGCTTTCATCTGGCGCGGGGACAAACCCTGGGGGTGGTGGGAGAGTCGGGCTGCGGGAAATCGGTGACGGCGCTCTCGATTCTGCGCCTGGTGCCTCCGCCGGGACGCATCGTCGGCGGGAAGATTCTTCTCGATGGAGTGGACCTGCTCGGCCTGGCGCCGGATCAGATGCGGCGGATTCGCGGTCGGCGCATCGCCATGATCTTTCAAGATCCGATGACGTCGCTCAATCCCGTCCTCACCGTCGGGTATCAGATCGCCGAGGCCGTTCTCGCGCACGAGAACGTCTCCAAGCGCGAGGCCTGGAATCGAGCGGTTGAGATGATGCGGGCCGTGGCCATTCCCGATGCGGAACGACGCGCCCGGAGCTATCCTCACGAACTGTCGGGAGGACTGCGGCAACGGGCCATGATCGCCATGGCGCTCGTATGCCGTCCCGACGTGCTCATCGCCGACGAGCCCACGACCGCCCTGGATGTCACCATTCAAGCGGAAATCCTCGATCTGCTGGCCCGGTTGCGCGAGGAGTTCCGGCTCTCGGTCCTGCTCATCACGCACGATCTCGGCGTCGTCGCTCACACGGCCGATCACGTCGCCGTCATGTATGCCGGCCAGATCGTGGAGACGGCGCCGGTGCGGGAACTGTTCAAAAATCCTCAACACCCCTACACGCGCGGGTTGCTGCGCTGCTTGCCTCGGCTGGGCGACGACGGACACCGCCCCCGGCGCCTCGACGCCATCGAAGGAACGGTGCCGGATTTGCTCTCGCTGCCTCCCGGCTGTCCCTTTGCCGATCGCTGCCCGGAGGTCATCGCCGAGTGCCGACGCGGCTCCATCGGCCTGACGGAGGTCGCAAACAATCACCGGGTTCGTTGCGTGCAACGAGGATCGCCCATCAGCGACGATGAGCTCCCACCCGCAATCCCCGTGGAGCCCTCTCGCCCCGGCAGACTCTCGGTATGA
- a CDS encoding acetyl-CoA C-acetyltransferase, with product MGTAYIIDAVRTPRGRGKPGKGALSGIHPQELLAQVITHLAERTGIEKKDVDDVIIGCVSQAGEQGANIARNAVLAAGWPLEVTAVTLNRFCGSGLQAVNFAAMGIMSGAQDLVVAGGVESMSRNPIGSDGGGLDGHNLRLRQRYFQVPQGISADLIATLEGFTREDVDRYALQSQQRAAVALRDGRFAKSLVPVRDPETGTLVLEVDEHPRPDTTMEALASLAPSFEELGRTPVGPNGETFDQIAMARYPQVKQIHHVHTAGNSSGIVDGAAAVLLASEEYVKSHGLRPRARIRAMATYGDEPVIMLTAPTPASQRALAKARMTTRDIDLWEINEAFAAVPLQVMRRLDLDPSRVNVNGGAIALGHPLGATGAILLGTALDELERQGLATALITLCIGGGQGIATIIERV from the coding sequence ATGGGAACCGCGTACATCATTGACGCTGTTCGGACGCCGCGCGGTCGCGGCAAGCCGGGGAAAGGAGCACTCAGCGGAATTCATCCCCAGGAACTGCTGGCTCAGGTGATCACTCACCTGGCCGAGCGAACCGGCATCGAGAAAAAAGATGTGGACGATGTCATCATCGGCTGTGTGTCGCAGGCTGGCGAACAAGGAGCCAATATCGCTCGGAACGCTGTGCTGGCGGCCGGCTGGCCGCTGGAGGTGACTGCCGTGACGCTGAATCGCTTCTGCGGATCGGGATTGCAAGCGGTCAACTTCGCCGCGATGGGGATTATGTCGGGAGCGCAGGACCTTGTCGTCGCCGGCGGCGTCGAGAGCATGTCGCGCAATCCGATCGGATCGGACGGCGGGGGTCTGGACGGCCATAATCTCCGGCTGCGGCAACGCTATTTCCAGGTGCCTCAAGGCATCAGCGCCGATCTCATCGCCACGCTCGAAGGATTCACCCGCGAGGATGTTGATCGGTACGCCCTCCAGTCGCAACAGCGAGCGGCGGTCGCCTTGCGCGACGGCCGATTCGCAAAGAGCCTCGTTCCCGTGAGAGACCCTGAGACCGGAACCCTCGTGCTCGAGGTGGACGAGCATCCGCGTCCGGATACGACGATGGAGGCTCTGGCGAGTTTGGCGCCTTCATTCGAGGAGCTGGGACGGACGCCCGTCGGCCCCAACGGAGAGACCTTCGATCAAATAGCGATGGCACGGTATCCGCAGGTGAAGCAGATTCATCATGTCCACACGGCGGGAAATTCGAGCGGCATTGTGGACGGAGCGGCCGCCGTGCTGCTGGCGTCGGAAGAGTATGTGAAATCACATGGCCTGCGGCCGCGCGCGCGCATTCGAGCGATGGCCACCTATGGAGATGAACCGGTCATTATGCTCACTGCTCCCACGCCGGCGTCGCAAAGAGCCCTGGCCAAAGCTCGTATGACGACCCGCGATATTGATCTGTGGGAGATCAACGAAGCGTTCGCCGCCGTACCGCTTCAGGTCATGCGTCGGCTCGATCTGGATCCGTCCCGGGTCAACGTCAACGGTGGTGCCATTGCCCTCGGCCATCCGCTGGGAGCAACGGGAGCGATACTGCTCGGCACGGCTCTCGATGAGCTGGAGCGGCAGGGTTTGGCGACGGCCCTCATCACCCTCTGCATCGGAGGAGGACAGGGGATCGCTACCATCATCGAGCGCGTCTGA
- the speY gene encoding deoxyhypusine synthase, with amino-acid sequence MAKPRKPLLKGRPIDPKPITGSTTVVELIEENFLAYNAGRLREACLLFTEKMLEENVTIGMSLTGALTPAGLGISALIPLIEHGFVDWIVSTGANLYHDTHYGIGFTMHQGTPYADDVELHRQGVVRIYDVFFDYEVLLSTDRFFYQIISLPEFQREMGTAEFHYLVGKYIHERENVLKRGTRSLLSAAYQYGVPIYTSSPGDSSIGMNVAAKALIGNGLKFDVSRDVNETAAIVLGAKRLVPDGKSAVFILGGGSPKNFLLQTEPQLQEVLGIQEKGHDYFLQITDARPDTGGLSGATPSEAVSWRKIDPEGLPNAVTCYLDVTVALPLITAYALAKHPPRRHKRLYDQREALLEQLKREYEIARPAGIYE; translated from the coding sequence ATGGCAAAGCCGAGGAAACCCTTGTTGAAGGGACGGCCGATTGACCCGAAACCGATCACCGGTTCGACCACGGTGGTGGAACTGATCGAGGAAAATTTTCTCGCCTACAATGCCGGTCGGCTGCGCGAAGCCTGCCTGCTTTTCACCGAGAAGATGCTGGAGGAGAATGTCACCATCGGGATGAGCCTCACGGGAGCGCTGACGCCGGCGGGGCTGGGGATTTCCGCCCTCATTCCGTTGATCGAACATGGCTTCGTGGATTGGATCGTCTCCACCGGCGCCAATCTCTATCACGACACGCACTATGGCATCGGCTTCACCATGCACCAGGGGACGCCCTATGCCGATGATGTCGAACTCCATCGGCAGGGTGTTGTGCGCATCTACGATGTCTTCTTCGACTATGAGGTCCTGCTCTCCACCGACAGGTTCTTCTATCAGATCATCTCCCTGCCGGAGTTTCAACGGGAGATGGGCACGGCCGAGTTTCATTATCTCGTCGGCAAGTACATTCACGAGCGCGAGAACGTTTTGAAGCGGGGGACGAGATCCCTGTTGTCGGCGGCCTATCAATACGGTGTGCCGATTTACACGTCCTCGCCGGGCGATAGCTCCATCGGGATGAACGTCGCGGCCAAGGCGCTGATCGGGAATGGTCTCAAGTTCGATGTCTCACGAGATGTCAACGAAACGGCTGCCATTGTTCTGGGAGCCAAGCGGCTCGTCCCCGACGGCAAGAGCGCCGTCTTCATCCTCGGCGGAGGATCGCCCAAGAATTTTCTGCTGCAAACCGAGCCGCAATTGCAGGAGGTTCTCGGCATTCAGGAGAAAGGGCACGACTACTTCCTTCAGATCACTGATGCCCGACCCGATACCGGAGGACTGTCAGGCGCAACTCCGAGCGAAGCCGTGAGCTGGCGCAAGATTGATCCCGAGGGATTGCCCAACGCGGTGACCTGTTATCTCGATGTCACGGTGGCGCTGCCGCTCATTACGGCATATGCTCTCGCCAAGCATCCGCCGCGACGCCATAAGCGCCTCTACGACCAGCGGGAGGCTTTGCTCGAGCAGCTCAAGCGCGAGTACGAGATCGCCCGTCCCGCCGGAATTTACGAATGA